In Granulicatella elegans, one genomic interval encodes:
- a CDS encoding nicotinate phosphoribosyltransferase translates to MNFRYQDDSLTLHTDLYQINMMKTYWETGLHEKKAIFEAYFRKLPFENGYAIFSGLERIVHYMEDLTFSQTDLDYLRSLDIYPEEFLDYLKNFKFKGNIHSAVEGELVFANEPLVQVEGTLAECQLIETALLNIINFQTLIATKASRIRTVAGDDPVLEFGTRRAQELDAALWGTRAAYIGGCNATSNVRAGKMFGIPVSGTHAHSLVQAYRDDYVAFKAYASTHRDCVFLVDTYDILRSGVPNAIRVAKEFGDKINFLGVRIDSGDMAYMSKKVRQQLDDAGFTGAKIYASSDLDEKTVLNLKMQGAKIDVWGIGTRLITAYDQPALGCVYKLVAIEDENGEMVPTVKISNNAEKVSTPGKKQVWRITRKSDGKSEGDYIALWHERPDELEELYMFHPVYTYINKTVTDFDARPILQSIFEQGKLVYTLPSLNEIKAYKDERLEALWDEYKRILNPEQYPVDLSTETYQQKLASIEAIRAEVKEKANRLG, encoded by the coding sequence ATGAATTTCCGTTATCAAGATGATAGTTTAACGCTACATACTGATTTGTATCAAATTAATATGATGAAGACTTATTGGGAAACAGGTCTTCATGAGAAAAAAGCGATTTTTGAAGCATATTTTAGAAAGTTACCGTTTGAAAATGGATATGCGATTTTTTCCGGTTTAGAACGTATCGTTCACTATATGGAAGATTTAACATTTAGCCAAACAGACTTAGACTATTTAAGAAGTTTAGACATTTATCCAGAAGAATTTTTAGACTATTTGAAAAATTTTAAATTTAAAGGGAATATTCATTCTGCTGTTGAAGGAGAATTAGTATTTGCAAATGAGCCATTAGTTCAAGTGGAAGGAACTCTTGCAGAATGCCAGTTAATTGAAACAGCCCTATTAAATATTATTAATTTTCAAACGCTAATTGCCACAAAAGCTTCACGTATTCGGACAGTAGCAGGAGATGATCCGGTATTAGAATTTGGAACAAGACGAGCACAAGAATTAGATGCGGCACTTTGGGGAACAAGAGCAGCGTATATTGGGGGATGTAATGCGACAAGTAATGTTCGTGCAGGGAAAATGTTTGGAATTCCGGTTTCAGGAACTCATGCACATTCTTTAGTCCAAGCGTATCGTGATGATTATGTAGCGTTTAAGGCTTATGCTTCTACTCATCGTGATTGTGTATTTTTAGTCGATACGTATGATATTTTACGTTCCGGTGTCCCAAATGCGATTCGTGTAGCGAAGGAATTTGGAGATAAAATTAATTTCTTAGGCGTTCGTATAGATAGTGGAGACATGGCGTATATGTCGAAAAAAGTTCGTCAGCAATTAGATGATGCCGGCTTTACGGGAGCTAAAATTTATGCTTCAAGTGATTTAGATGAAAAAACAGTTTTAAACTTAAAAATGCAAGGTGCTAAAATTGATGTTTGGGGAATTGGAACACGATTAATTACTGCTTATGATCAACCAGCATTAGGGTGTGTTTATAAATTAGTAGCGATTGAAGATGAAAATGGTGAAATGGTTCCAACGGTAAAAATTTCTAATAATGCTGAAAAAGTTTCAACACCGGGTAAAAAACAAGTATGGCGTATTACACGCAAGAGTGATGGGAAATCTGAAGGGGATTATATTGCACTATGGCATGAACGTCCAGACGAATTAGAAGAACTATATATGTTCCATCCAGTTTACACATACATTAATAAAACAGTGACGGATTTTGATGCTCGTCCAATTTTACAATCTATTTTTGAACAAGGGAAATTAGTCTATACATTACCATCATTAAATGAGATTAAAGCGTATAAAGATGAACGACTAGAAGCGTTATGGGATGAATATAAACGTATCTTAAATCCAGAACAATATCCAGTCGACTTATCTACAGAAACTTATCAACAAAAACTAGCCAGTATTGAAGCGATTCGTGCAGAAGTGAAAGAGAAAGCAAATCGTTTAGGGTAA